The Scomber japonicus isolate fScoJap1 chromosome 13, fScoJap1.pri, whole genome shotgun sequence genome includes a window with the following:
- the LOC128370896 gene encoding olfactory receptor 2AT4-like: MSFLRTVLNNSVIIHPPGFYIIGFQTFPFISVYFIFLVFVYVVTLLFNCLVIYVITFNHCLHTPKFLAVVNLAVIDVILNTCIIPGMIKIFLVKDNFIPFNLCLLQMFVYYTVGTLESYALAILAYDRLIAICFPLRQNSINTVRSMCCIVGLTWSFALGVTAFTTSIMTRLSFCNSVRVFSYFCDYAPVFRLACNDYTMQWSAASCLTVLTLGGPFTFILLSYVSILVTVFRMKSLDSRVKALTTCVEHIILVAVFYIPLITIFTVGFYLRAINPDQRVLSLSLASCIPPCINPIVYSLKTKEIKTRALALVRKTKIGTQQPVKLKSKT, encoded by the coding sequence ATGTCTTTTCTCAGGACTGTTTTAAACAACTCTGTCATCATTCATCCTCCAGGCTTCTATATCATTGGATTTCAGACGTTTCCCTTCATCAGTGTATACTTCATCTTTTTAGTATTTGTCTATGTGGTTACACTACTATTCAATTGTTTGGTCATCTATGTCATTACCTTTAATCATTGTTTACACACCCCAAAATTTCTTGCTGTTGTCAATCTCGCAGTAATTGATGTAATCCTAAACACATGCATTATTCCCGGCATGATAAAGATATTCCTTGTTAAGGACAACTTTATTCCATTCAACTTATGCTTGTTACAAATGTTTGTGTACTATACAGTTGGGACATTGGAGTCATACGCGCTGGCAATACTTGCCTATGATAGATTGATTGCAATATGTTTCCCTCTGCGTCAAAATTCAATCAACACTGTGCGGAGCATGTGTTGCATTGTTGGTCTTACTTGGTCTTTTGCTCTGGGAGTTACAGCGTTTACAACAAGTATAATGACTCGACTATCTTTCTGCAACTCTGTCAGAGTGTTCAGTTATTTCTGTGACTATGCACCTGTGTTTAGACTGGCCTGTAATGATTACACAATGCAGTGGTCTGCAGCTTCATGTCTCACTGTTTTGACCCTTGGAGGACCTTTCACTTTCATTCTTCTGTCGTATGTCAGCATCCTGGTGACTGTGTTCAGGATGAAATCACTGGACAGTCGAGTGAAAGCTCTGACCACTTGTGTGGAACATATCATTCTTGTTGCTGTATTTTATATTCCTCTAATTACTATTTTTACTGTTGGGTTTTATCTGCGAGCTATTAACCCGGACCAGCGTGTGCTGAGCCTGTCACTGGCCTCTTGCATCCCACCTTGCATCAATCCTATTGTATATTCTTTGAAAACTAAAGAAATTAAAACCAGAGCCCTCGCACTGGTTAGAAAAACTAAAATTGGCACACAACAACCTGTTAAACTTAAGAGTAAAACTTGA
- the LOC128370897 gene encoding olfactory receptor 146-like, which yields MSPEEKAATTFNATFVRPAKFYISGFSDIPHVKYYYVFLCFVYIMTVFGNVFLLSVIYLVENLHTPKYMIVSSLAVTDLCCSTALIPKLLETFLFDKRYIVYEACLSYMFFVLFFACVQSWTLTTMAYDRFIAICFPLRYQSIVTKPAIIAMIMFVWVFLLSLVALTVGLIDRLSFCRSLVIKSFFCDHAPVYRLACNDTSLNNIMAYVAFIVVLCIPIILIGITYFCIAIALSRIASGVERLRALKTCTSHLILVAIFFLPIIGTNIASVASNIHPNARIINSSLTHTIPALLNPIVYSLKTEEVLNSIKKLCHSRLKMKTYPASTQESSSL from the exons ATGAGCCCTGAGGAGAAAGCTGCCACTACATTTAATGCCACATTTGTTCGTCCTGCAAAATTTTACATCAGTGGATTTTCTGACATCCCTCATGTTAAGTATTACTATGTCttcctgtgttttgtttatatcaTGACTGTTTTTGGGaatgtttttctcctctcagtTATCTACCTGGTGGAAAATCTTCATACTCCTAAATACATGATTGTGTCCAGCCTGGCTGTGACAGATTTGTGTTGCAGCACTGCTCTTATTCCCAAACTCTTAGAAACTTTTTTGTTTGATAAAAGGTACATTGTCTATGAGGCTTGCTTAAGTTAtatgttctttgttttattctttgcATGTGTGCAATCTTGGACACTTACCACTATGGCATATGACAGATTCATAGCAATTTGTTTTCCTTTAAGATACCAAAGTATTGTGACTAAACCAGCTATTATTGCAATGATAAtgtttgtgtgggtttttttattgAGTCTCGTAGCGCTTACTGTTGGACTTATTGATCGCCTTTCTTTCTGTAGATCTTTGGTGATTAAGAGCTTTTTCTGTGACCATGCACCTGTATATCGTCTGGCCTGTAATGACACATCTTTAAATAACATAATGGCATATGTTGCTTTCATTGTGGTCCTTTGTATTCCTATTATACTAATAGGCATCACATATTTTTGCATTGCCATAGCACTGAGCAGGATTGCATCAGGAGTGGAGAGACTTAGAGCTTTGAAAACTTGTACTTCTCACCTGATCCTTGTGGCTATTTTTTTCCTACCAATAATTGGCACTAATATAGCGTCAGTGGCCTCAAATATCCATCCTAACGCAAGGATCATAAACTCCTCATTGACACACACTATACCTGCTTTGCTCAATCCTATTGTGTACTCTTTAAAGACAGAAGAAGTGCTGAACTCTATAAAGAAGCTTT GCCACTCAAGACTGAAGATGAAAACATATCCAGCATCAACTCAGGAGTCTTCAA gcCTGTAG
- the LOC128370898 gene encoding uncharacterized protein LOC128370898 → MELFNSALGKNITFVRPAYFIITGFIGIPNIKYYYVFLCFVYIIAVLGNTIVMAVIVLDRNLKTPKYVAVFNLAFVDLFGSSALVPKVLDIFLFNHYHVPYYDCLVMLFFCYTCLSMQSLNLVILCYDRLMAITYPLHYQMRITNRFMLNLIAFAWVFAIIAVLITVGLLTRLSFCRSVVVKSYFCDHGQIYRLACNDKTPNMVIGGLFPFLLVWLPLAFIVFSYSFIGYALSKIATKNERVKAFKTCTAHLSLVALYFLPILVTFTMSSRINLNARIINLSMASVFPPMLNPIVYVLQTQEIKESIKNILKIRGQFKMTVIASKCSHKFLEVHIRRRRRAAVLGNTIVMAVIVLDHNLKTPKYVAVFNLAFVDLFGSSALVPKVLDIFLFNHYHVPYYDCLIYKLACNDKTPNMVIEAISIMSPEEKAATTFNATFVRPAKFYISGFSDIPHVQYYYVFLCFVYIMTVFGNVFLLSVIYLVETLHTPKYMIVSSLAVTDLCCSTALIPKLLETFLFDKRYIVYEACLSYMFFVLFFACVQSWTLTTMAYDRFIAICFPLRYHSIVTKPAIIAILLFVWASLFSLMASTVGLIDRLSFCRSLVIKSFFCDHAPVYRLACNDTSLNKIMAFVAFIIVLCIPIILIAITYFCIAIALSRIASGVERLRALKTCSSHLILVAISFLPILGTNIAVVASNIHPNARIINSSLTHTIPALLNPIVYSLKTEEVLNSIKKLFKRNRLR, encoded by the exons ATGGAGCTTTTCAACTCAGCTCTAGGAAAGAACATCACTTTTGTACGTCCTGCATATTTCATAATAACTGGATTTATTGGCATACCTAATATAAAGTATTACtatgtgtttctctgttttgtttatatAATTGCAGTGCTGGGAAACACAATTGTGATGGCTGTAATAGTCTTGGATCGTAATCTAAAGACTCCAAAATATGTTGCAGTTTTTAACCTGGCGTTTGTGGACTTGTTTGGTAGCTCTGCCTTGGTCCCGAAGGTTCTTGACATCTTTCTGTTTAACCACTACCACGTTCCCTACTACGACTGCTTGgtaatgctttttttctgctaCACCTGCCTTTCAATGCAGTCTCTTAATCTGGTTATACTTTGCTATGACAGACTAATGGCTATCACTTACCCACTACACTATCAAATGAGGATAACCAACAGGTTCATGTTAAATTTAATTGCCTTTGCCTGGGTCTTTGCCATTATTGCTGTATTAATTACTGTTGGTCTTCTTACAAGGCTTTCCTTCTGTAGGTCTGTGGTTGTTAAAAGCTATTTCTGTGACCATGGTCAGATATACAGACTTGCCTGCAATGACAAAACTCCCAACATGGTCATAGGAGGTTTGTTTCCATTTCTTCTTGTTTGGCTGCCACTGGCATTTATTGTGtttagttattcatttattggataTGCACTGTCTAAAATAGCCACAAAAAATGAACGAGTGAAAGCCTTTAAAACCTGCACAGCTCATCTTTCATTAGTGGCACTCTATTTCCTGCCAATACTAGTCACATTTACTATGAGTTCAAGAATAAATTTAAATGCCAGGATCATAAATCTGTCAATggcctctgtctttcctcctatGTTGAACCCAATTGTTTATGTTCTGCAAACGCAAGAAATCAAAGAATcgataaaaaacatattaaaaatcaGAGGTCAATTCAAAATGACAGT CATTGCCTCAAAGTGTAGTCACAAGTTTTTGGAGGTGCACATCAGGCGACGGCGCAGGGCAGCAG TGCTGGGAAACACAATTGTGATGGCTGTAATAGTCTTGGATCATAATCTAAAGACTCCAAAATATGTTGCAGTTTTTAACCTGGCGTTTGTGGACTTGTTTGGTAGCTCTGCCTTGGTCCCGAAGGTTCTTGACATCTTTCTGTTTAACCACTACCACGTTCCCTACTACGACTGCTTG ATATACAAACTTGCCTGCAATGACAAAACTCCCAACATGGTCATAGAAG CTATATCCATAATGAGCCCTGAGGAGAAAGCTGCCACTACATTTAATGCCACATTTGTTCGTCCTGCAAAATTTTACATCAGTGGATTTTCTGACATCCCTCATGTTCAGTATTACTATGTCttcctgtgttttgtttatatcaTGACTGTTTTTGGGaatgtttttctcctctcagtTATCTACCTGGTGGAAACTCTTCATACTCCTAAATACATGATTGTGTCCAGCCTGGCTGTGACAGATTTGTGTTGCAGCACTGCTCTTATTCCCAAACTCTTAGAAACTTTTTTGTTTGATAAAAGGTACATTGTCTATGAGGCTTGCTTAAGTTAtatgttctttgttttattctttgcATGTGTGCAATCTTGGACACTTACCACTATGGCATATGACAGATTCATAGCAATTTGCTTTCCTTTAAGGTACCATAGTATTGTGACTAAACCAGCTATTATTGCAATACTGCTGTTTGTGTGGGCTTCTTTATTTAGTCTCATGGCATCTACTGTTGGGCTTATTGATCGCCTTTCTTTCTGTAGATCTTTGGTGATTAAGAGCTTTTTCTGTGATCATGCACCTGTATATCGTCTGGCCTGTAATGACACATCTTTAAATAAGATAATGGCATTTGTTGCTTTCATTATAGTCCTTTGTATTCCTATTATACTAATAGCCATCACATATTTTTGCATTGCCATAGCACTGAGCAGGATTGCATCAGGAGTGGAGAGACTTAGAGCTTTGAAAACGTGTTCTTCTCACCTGATCCTTGTGGCTATTTCTTTCCTACCAATACTTGGCACTAACATAGCTGTGGTAGCCTCCAATATCCATCCTAACGCAAGGATCATAAACTCCTCATTGACACACACTATACCTGCTTTGCTCAATCCTATTGTGTACTCTTTAAAGACAGAAGAAGTGCTGAACTCTATAAAGAAGCTTTTCAAAAGAAACAGGCTtagataa
- the LOC128371385 gene encoding olfactory receptor 1-like, producing MELFNSALGKNITFVRPAYFIITGFIGIPNIKYYYVFLCFVYIIAVLGNTIVMAVIVLDHNLKTPKYVAVFNLAFVDLFGSSALVPKVLDIFLFNHYHVPYYDCLVMLFFCYTCLSMQSLNLVILCYDRLMAITYPLHYQMRITNRFMLNLIAFAWVFAIIAVLITVGLLTRLSFCRSVVVKSYFCDHGQIYKLACNDKTPNMVIEGLLPCLLLWLPLAFIVLSYSFIGHALSKIATKNERVKAFKTCTAHLSLVALYFLPILVTFTMSSRINLNARIINLSMASVFPPVLNPIIYVLQTQEIKESIKKILKIRGQFKIIV from the coding sequence ATGGAGCTTTTCAACTCAGCTCTAGGAAAGAACATCACCTTTGTACGTCCTGCATATTTCATAATAACTGGATTTATTGGCATACCTAATATAAAGTATTACtatgtgtttctctgttttgtttatatAATTGCAGTGCTGGGAAACACAATTGTGATGGCTGTAATAGTCTTGGATCATAATCTAAAGACTCCAAAATATGTTGCAGTTTTTAACCTGGCGTTTGTGGACTTGTTTGGTAGCTCTGCCTTGGTCCCGAAGGTTCTTGACATCTTTCTGTTTAACCACTACCACGTTCCCTACTACGACTGCTTGgtaatgctttttttctgctaCACCTGCCTTTCAATGCAGTCTCTTAATCTGGTTATACTTTGCTATGACAGACTAATGGCTATCACTTACCCACTACACTATCAAATGAGGATAACCAACAGGTTCATGTTAAATTTAATTGCCTTTGCCTGGGTCTTTGCCATTATTGCTGTATTAATTACTGTTGGTCTTCTTACAAGGCTTTCCTTCTGTAGGTCTGTGGTTGTTAAAAGCTATTTCTGTGACCATGGTCAGATATACAAACTTGCCTGCAATGACAAAACTCCCAACATGGTCATAGAAGGTTTGCTTCCATGTCTTCTTCTTTGGCTGCCACTGGCATTTATTGTGTTAAGTTATTCATTCATTGGACATGCACTGTCTAAAATAGCCACAAAAAATGAACGAGTGAAAGCCTTTAAAACCTGCACAGCTCATCTTTCATTAGTGGCACTCTATTTCCTGCCAATACTAGTCACATTTACTATGAGTTCAAGAATAAATTTAAATGCCAGGATCATAAATCTGTCAATggcctctgtctttcctcctgtgTTAAAtccaattatttatgttctgcaAACGCAAGAAATCAAAGAAtcgataaaaaaaatattaaaaatcagAGGTCAATTCAAAATTATAGTGTAG
- the LOC128371435 gene encoding olfactory receptor 52K1-like, with product MEFFNSALGKNISFVRPAYFIITGFIGIPNIKYYYVFLCFVYIIAVLGNIIVMAVIILDHNLKTPKYVAVFNLAFVDLFGSSALVPKVLDIFLFNHYHVPYYDCLVMLFFCYTCLSMQSLNLVILCYDRLMAITYPLHYQMRITNRFMLNLIAFAWVFAIIAILITVGLLTRLSFCRSVVVKSYFCDHGQIYKLACNDKTPNMVIGGLFPFLLVWLPLAFIVLSYSFIGHALSKIATKNERVKAFKTCTAHLSLVVLYFLPILVTFTMSSRINLNARIINLSMASVFPPMLNPIIYVLQTQEIKESITKILKIRGQFKMTV from the coding sequence ATGGAGTTTTTCAACTCAGCTCTAGGAAAGAACATCTCTTTTGTACGTCCTGCATATTTCATAATAACTGGATTTATTGGCATACCTAATATAAAGTATTACtatgtgtttctctgttttgtttatatAATTGCAGTGCTGGGAAACATAATTGTGATGGCTGTAATAATCTTGGATCATAATCTAAAGACTCCAAAATATGTTGCAGTTTTTAACCTGGCGTTTGTGGACTTGTTTGGTAGCTCTGCCTTGGTCCCGAAGGTTCTTGACATCTTTCTGTTTAACCACTACCACGTTCCCTACTACGACTGCTTGgtaatgctttttttctgctaCACCTGCCTTTCAATGCAGTCTCTTAATCTGGTTATACTTTGCTATGACAGACTAATGGCTATCACTTACCCACTACACTATCAAATGAGGATAACCAACAGGTTCATGTTAAATTTAATTGCCTTTGCCTGGGTCTTTGCCATTATTGCTATATTAATTACTGTTGGTCTTCTTACAAGGCTTTCCTTCTGTAGGTCTGTGGTTGTTAAAAGCTATTTCTGTGACCATGGTCAGATATACAAACTTGCCTGCAATGACAAAACTCCCAACATGGTCATAGGAGGTTTGTTTCCATTTCTTCTTGTTTGGCTGCCACTGGCATTTATTGTGttaagttattcatttattggaCATGCACTGTCTAAAATAGCCACAAAAAATGAACGAGTGAAAGCCTTTAAAACCTGCACAGCTCATCTTTCATTAGTGGTACTCTATTTCCTGCCAATACTAGTCACATTTACTATGAGTTCAAGAATAAATTTAAATGCCAGGATCATAAATCTGTCAATggcctctgtctttcctcctatGTTGAAcccaattatttatgttctgcaAACGCAAGAAATCAAAGAATctataacaaaaatattaaaaatcagAGGTCAATTCAAAATGACAGTGTAG
- the LOC128371456 gene encoding olfactory receptor 52K1-like — MELFNSALGKNITFVRPAYFIITGFIGIPNIKYYYVFLCFVYIIAVLGNTIVMAVIILDHNLKTPKYVAVFNLAFVDLFGSSALVPKVLDIFLFNHYHVPYYDCLVMLFFCYTCLSMQSLNLVILCYDRLMAITYPLHYQMRITNRFMLNLIAFAWVFAIIAVLITVGLLTRLSFCRSVVVKSYFCDHGQIYKLACNDKTPNMVIGGLFPFLLVWLPLAFIVFSYSFIGYALSKIATKNERVKAFKTCTAHLSLVALYFLPILVTFTMSSRINLNARIINLSMASVFPPMLNPIVYVLQTQEIKESIKKILKIRGQFKMTV; from the coding sequence ATGGAGCTTTTCAACTCAGCTCTAGGAAAGAACATCACTTTTGTACGTCCTGCATATTTCATAATAACTGGATTTATTGGCATACCTAATATAAAGTATTACtatgtgtttctctgttttgtttatatAATTGCAGTGCTGGGAAACACAATTGTGATGGCTGTAATAATCTTGGATCATAATCTAAAGACTCCAAAATATGTTGCAGTTTTTAACCTGGCGTTTGTGGACTTGTTTGGTAGCTCTGCCTTGGTCCCGAAGGTTCTTGACATCTTTCTGTTTAACCACTACCACGTTCCCTACTACGACTGCTTGgtaatgctttttttctgctaCACCTGCCTTTCAATGCAGTCTCTTAATCTGGTTATACTTTGCTATGACAGACTAATGGCTATCACTTACCCACTACACTATCAAATGAGGATAACCAACAGGTTCATGTTAAATTTAATTGCCTTTGCCTGGGTCTTTGCCATTATTGCTGTATTAATTACTGTTGGTCTTCTTACAAGGCTTTCCTTCTGTAGGTCTGTGGTTGTTAAAAGCTATTTCTGTGACCATGGTCAGATATACAAACTTGCCTGCAATGACAAAACTCCCAACATGGTCATAGGAGGTTTGTTTCCATTTCTTCTTGTTTGGCTGCCACTGGCATTTATTGTGtttagttattcatttattggataTGCACTGTCTAAAATAGCCACAAAAAATGAACGAGTGAAAGCCTTTAAAACCTGCACAGCTCATCTTTCATTAGTGGCACTCTATTTCCTGCCAATACTAGTCACATTTACTATGAGTTCAAGAATAAATTTAAATGCCAGGATCATAAATCTGTCAATggcctctgtctttcctcctatGTTGAACCCAATTGTTTATGTTCTGCAAACGCAAGAAATCAaagaatcaataaaaaaaatattaaaaatcagAGGTCAATTCAAAATGACAGTGTAG